The nucleotide window ACAAAGCAACAAACACAATCATTTTCACTGTGCAAGCCAAGAAAATAATTACATATGCGTACAATAAAAATGGTGCATACAagagggggaaaaaagaaaaacgaaagaaaaaaactgcaataGAAAGATCGGAAACCTGGATTTGCAAGACAATGTCATTTTTGGAGCGAAGAAGCAATAGATACCATGAGGATGCTCCAGTTATTTTGTTCTGATCCGAGACCGGGCGTGGTAAGTATGAGTACTTATAAGCGTCTAttctgcagaaattaggtgttaGTGATTTAGCATAACAATGCCTTGTGGGTCTTGTTGATAAGAATGTCGGGTATGGTTATGAGTCAATCGCAAGTTTGCagttgaaaagaagaaaaagaaggtcaGTTCTTATCTGTTTTCGATGTGTGCAAAGAAGGGAAATGCTATTAGCTTTCATTACATCAGAAGGAGAGTAAAGTagcaagttgggctagttggaacatactcatcTCGATCGGTGCACAGAAAGgataaaaaaagacaagaaagtgcacgacacaagcgctgtctaacaactgaaagtttaaagGAAGAAACACGTGTCATATATATGTGCAAACATGAAGGCATAAAATACCTTGACACCTTCACCAGGCATTAATTAAGTATGCTGTAGATACGTAATTACAGCATCTGTGAGAGTGATTGAAGGTTGGCCCATGCACCTGTCTCCAGCTTTTATGATTTCATATGCTTCAGAAATTTCATGCGTGCATATATATGACATGTCTGCATGTTTGCGTATAtgtggcacgtttttttttttttttttcataaaacttTCAATTGTTGGACAGCACTTGTGTCCTGTACTTTCTTGtgcatttttgttcttttttgtgtgctGATCGAGATGAGCGTTTCGGATGAGCTTGAGTGTTTGTCACTTGCTATGGATATAGTTTGCGTTTCACGGTTCTATACAGTGCTTGCGGAATTTTGTGGGCTACAAGCTATTGGCTAGAGAGCTGTGCAAACAGCAAGATTTTGGATGCAGAGCGAATTCGAATATTGATGTGTGAGTGCAAATCAAATAGAATATTTTTCAAAATAGTCAAACGAAGATGTATATTCAGTCAACTCCTCTTAAACGCAACTCGAAGGGAATCCATAAAACTGTCccatttatcagaagtttcatttaagcaaagtacacttatttagtTAATCAAAACctttattcaaattgcacaaacctcaccgtactcatgaggatgagtaggagaaaaaaaggagtgaagggtggtttgtttggcaagtTTGAGTTGTTTTTTGACAAGGTACGCACCCATGCCTGATAAACTAGCCAGAAATTCTAAACAAGCctcatgctcaaaatagcgctgcgaaagttcaacagcctctttagcTGGTCGGTCTGGAGGCACCACTACACTGGCATAATtgtcatcacattcatcgctGAAAGGTTGATCCTCTTCTTGCACTTCGCCAATCATTTCTTCGACAGTCTCCTCACGACAGGtacgaacattttcatcaattgattcTTACTCCTGCAGCGTGAAAGGGGCAGAGGGCACGACCTCACTGAATACTGCCTCAATGTTGCcatcagcagggctttcttcttGATCAGGCACTGCTTCTTgcacttgaaagccagcatgatgaaagcatctgtgtattgttgttgccttcaTTTGCTCCTAGGCACgagccaaaatgtggatggctaCCAATAAACctatgctgtagcatttcccgCTGTCTGCACAAAGCAGCATTCGATGAAGCAATTGTCTGCGATAATGAactttaatgttctgaataaccCCTTGATCCATAGGCTGGATCACTGCCGTTacattggctggcaagaactccagagtgatggcttggagtCTTTCTGCCTTGCCTCATAAATCTTACGTCTTCCTCCCGTAGCCAGTTTTTGAAAATGGCCATGGTCATTCACGCTCTTCCGTTCCCATGGTATGCAACGAGAAGGTGTCGAACACCTTTGAAACAATGTGGGTGCATTGATTTTCCTATTACCAACAGCTCATCccctgccatgtttttttttttctcatcccctgccatgtttgcacccaccagcacagtgatgcgaTCTTTACTGCTTTTTCCTCGTCTACAGGCTTCGCCTTCGAAGGTGAGAGTTTTTGATGGAAGCGccttataaaaaagacccatctcGTTGACGTAGAAGACGTCTCgtggctcaaagctcatcaaaattttcttgaaggagcactgacatcaaatttactcattccaagatttttgcatcagcgagtagctatagacgcCGTAGCAGCAATTTGCGACCTAAAACGCCACTGAAGGATGAATAACtgtcacttttattgatttatattactgTGATCTAGTACTATTTAAAAACGGCCCCCAATCCCGCCGTTTTTAGcactgggagcaccagcagtagcgctacctcgcggtcacctccagaacactccacagctgaccacttctccacagaaaagagtgacgtcaggttCAGCTGCTCCagaaacatttcgtctgctaggcggacccATTCAGTCATGCATTGTCACCTGCTCTGCTGTCGTTGCCGTACAAAGTGTCGGCTcaggttcaatacgatagtctggagcttggaatccccgcgattcGCGATGTCATAAATTATTATTGCTTTGATCGACCTTTTTGCATGGTCGACCTTTTGCATGATCGACCTTTTTGCATTTTCATGGCgatctctcgagctttctgctcgAGAATTATTTCGCTTATTCGAATTGGTTCGCTTATGGGCAAAATGGAACTCCGGGCAAGCTTGAACCACAGAAaacgaagttttctagttgttcacAAGCCGTCGTCCGCATCCGTATCTGTTTAGATGTAAAGGTCCCGTTCTTTACAGCGCCTTCAATCGATTCTCTGTCTTTGCAGATCTGCGACAGCGTCAATTTCGGGATGTCGTATTTTTTTGCCACCTTCATCTTGTGCAAGTCGCTTTGGTCGAGCTCTTGGAGAATTCGCAGCTTTTTTTCAAGCGAGAGTGCATGGTGCGGCTGCTTTCTTTCCATCTGGCTGAAATAACACAATGATCCACCGCACTTAGccgcacaaataggcctaacaCACAACTGACTCGCCGACTCAGCTCCCACAGCCACCACAAGTGAAAatggctactggattggcttgtctcgAGGTGTTGCCATGATTGTAAGACTACCTTTGGCCTGAAcgagtctatgctgtgtttagagtttgtgccatataaccgtaggtgaccaataagcactgttTCAATTAACCGATGAATTTTACTGCGCAACACAGAAATCCAGCCATATGAGCCCGTTTAGTTCTGTTAATGAGGCATTTTCGTTTAAGCGAGTTTCGTTTATTGGGAGTCCACTGTTTATATAAGATCCCAGATATAGTGATCTGTCTGTTATAACAACCATATGTTGGGGCACTTCTGATTTTCCTATGCTACTCATTGAAATAGCATCCACATATAGAAAACATTTTTCAAAGCCTGCTACTTTTACAACAAGCACTTCCGGCACCATCGCTTTAAACATATACTGCTTACGAACCAATAAAAAAAGCTAACAGACATTCAAAGCATGTGAGAGGCTGCAGTTTATTTCGCGGCAAAAATATCGTCCATCATGGCGAGCCCTGCATGCAGATTTCAGGTGCTGTGAGCGAGGTGCTTCACTCTCAAGGTGTTTTTTCCTTAGCAGAAGAGCAATcgagggggaaaaaaaagaaaaaaagggggaagcaGCATGAAAACTTGCGGTCAGCTTATGCACAGCCATTTTCTGACGCTGTTCTCTGATCTGGGACCGCCGACAATGAACCAAGCAATGCCTTCAAATGCTGCAAGCTATAAATAGAAGAAACGATAGGTTTTTGTCATATAAAAGTTCACTGCAACGCTCCACTCTTTGGCATCACCAAGTGCTGCAAAAGGTATTTTATCTTTCGGTAACGGCAGAGACCGGTTGATCATAAATAACGGCTTTTACGCTGTTACGGCAGTGCCTTAACAGATCGGCACCAGAAAAGGGTGAAGGCGAGATGGTCAGTGTCGATGAATATGCCATTTTGAATTATCGTCGACTACGCTATCACTGTGATCTGCAGATATCTGCTCAACAGCGGGTGTTTAAACGGCGAGGGAGTGCCAGCGGTACAAATTCTTCTGTCGTTCGCAAGTTCACCGTGCAAGGCCGCTTGCATCTTGCTTGCAGTAGTGATCCAGCTGCGCCATTTGCGCCAATTTGCTACAATTATACCTTCCTGCGCCTTACTGCGcaagtgttgttttgtttgcgcCAAATTGCACGAAAGAACCCGACTTTAGCGGATGTTCATTTTGCAGTTGGCAACAAGTGAATTTTTTTCTAGGTTGGCAATTGTTTATCATGTGCTTTGCAGTTTGGGTATTCGTCGGTGTCGTTCGGGTGTTTTCTGTAGGTTTTCGCGCTCATGCACAGCACGTCGTGTCGTTGCATGTGCGCCATGTGCTTGTGAACAACCAGTCAGCGAATGTTTGTCATCCCCCCGCTGTTGAAATGGACAAAAGTAAGTCGCTTTCTTTTTAAACTTTGTGGCATTTCTTAATAGCGCCCGTGAAATACTTTAATGAATGCTTAGGCGATCGCGTAGCGCTGCTGGCATTTATTACCGGCCGCACTTTGCTATTGAATCAGTATAGAAGTTGCAACTTGCCTATAGTTCTTCCGATTTCTCGCTACTGATGGTTTTTGTGTTCGGAGTGTCCGAGCGCTGTACGTAGGCTTAGGAAGGTGCGCCGTGCCTTGTTTCGTGGTCGCAACACTAAGTTCAACGCCTCTGTACTCAACGAGGTGGACTCCAATAATGATCCGATCAGTCGGTGGTGCAAGAGTGGAACCCGAAATACAGATGCATTTTGTATTCTTTGCAACTGCACCATTTCTTGCGCACAGCATGGAGCGGCAGCAGTGAAGCGTCATGCTGGGATGAAGAAACATATTGATGCAGCTGCTAGACACAGAGACAAGGGCACCAAGCTTACCTCCAAGCATGTGGCACCAAGCTTACTGTCATAAAGTTCGTTTCGCTCATGTTTTCAGATCGCAACACTAAGTTCAACGCCTCTGTACTCAACGAGGTGGACTCCAATAATGATCCGATCAGTCGGTGGTGCAAGAGTGGAACCCGAAATACAGATGCATTTTGTATTCTTTGCAACTGCACCATTTCTTGCGCACAGCATGGAACGGCAGCAGTGAAGCGTCATGCTGGGATGAAGAAACATATTGATGCAGCTGCTAGACACAGAGACAAGGGCGGGAATCTTCTTCCACCCAAATTGGTGCAAGGCACACTGGACTTCTCCAACGGGTCTGCTAATACATCACTTGAGCACCAAGTCAGCAAGGCAGAAACTACTTTTGCTTTGTCTGTTGTGGCCAAGGGAATTCCTTTTTCATGGGGAGACACGGCAACTTCGATTTATCACTGCATGTTCCCCGACAGTGACATTGCCAAAAAGTTTAGTTGCGGCAGAATAAAGTTGAAAGTTGGCCCGCATTGTATCAGATGGACTGGGTCCCTACTTTAAAGGACAAGTGGTGACTGAGCTGTGCCAGCCAAATGTCTATTTTTCCATAATGATTGATGAGACGCCAAAGCCAGAGCTAAGGGTGCAGCAACTAGATGTGCTGGTACGCTATTTTTCCAGCAGCCAACAGGAAGTTGTTGTTGAACATGTCCAGTCATTTGATCTTGGGCGTGCAACCGCTGAAATAATTGTTGGCTGCATAGAAGAAGCAATAGCAGATCTTCCGAAGCAAGGACTTGTTTGCTTTTTTAGTGATGGCCCTAATGTTATGAAGAGCGTAAGAAACAAGCTTCAAAAGCATGTGGCACCAAGTTTGATTGATATTGGCAACTGCAATCTTCATAAGGTTCATAATGCATTTGGCAGAGGCCTGGATGCATTTGGCTTAGATGTAGAAGAAGTAGTGAGAAATATTTACTACTACTTCGAAGGTGCTGTCCGCGCTGAAGCACTCGGAGAATGCCAGGATACCTTGGGAATCTCTTGTCATGTATTTCTGCGCCACGTTTCTAATCGCTGGCTGACGCTACAAGACTCACTTTGCCGAGTTGAGGAACAGTTTGAAGCGCTTCGCACCTATTTTTTTAAGGGCAATTCATCTCGTCAACGACCTGACACCCAAAGCCTACACAACAAGCTTGTGTCGGCATTTTCTGAGAAACAACTTTTGGCCAAAGTGTTGTTCCTTAAGAACTGTGCGCAGCTTTTCAGTGGATTTCAGCTGTTCTTCCAAAAGCAAGAGCCGCTCTTGCACATACTTCACGTTGAACTTATTGTTCTAGTCCAATGAGTCCTCAGTCGGTTTCTTCGTCATGAAGCCTTTGCAGACAAGAGCGCTGAACAACTGAAAAGGCTAGATGTGATGGGTGCATCCCTTTGGAAATCAAGGGCGGAAGTTGGTACAGATACTGAAAAATCAATGCTTGAGTGGGACTCTAGTGAGAAGAAGCGGTTTTATCTTGGAGCACGTGCTTTTTACTTGGCCTGTGCCAAGGATCTTCTTCAGAAGCTTCCACTCGACAATAGAGTTCTTCAATCTGCTAGCCTCCTCAATTGGCAGTCAACAAATGTTGAATCGAAAGTGCGAGCACTGAAGTACCTTGTGTCTCAGCTTCCACAGGTAATCAAACATGAAGAAGTTTTCTCAGCCATCGATGAGTGGCATATGTTAAAGTGTGACTCAAACAGTGACCTCCTGGCACTTGGAGGTGAAAGAATTGATGTTCGTTGGGGCAAAATATTTGAACTGAAGTCTCCTGGAGGTCAACCAAAGTATCCATTATTGTCGAGGCTTGTCAAGTGTCTGCTGTGCCTGCCACATGGCAACGCAGACTGCGAACGAGGATTTAGCGAAAATAAGCGCTTTTATGAGAACCGCTACTCATTATGCATTGCAAGCATTAACGGGTTGCGCCAGACAAAGACATACCTCCGCAGGTATGATGGAGATGCCACTAAAGTTCCCTTGTCTACAGAGCTTCTGCAAAGTGTAAGGAGATCTAGAGCCCGATACACAGAGAGAACTGCAAGTGCACAGCAGTCAGAAAGCAGGAAAAGGCTTGGAGACCAAGACACTGGTGCTGATGTCGACGAAAAGCGACTTCGTAAGAACTTGGAAGAAAAGGTCACCTCAAGTAGGGCATTGCTGAAACGAGCGGAAGACATAATTTCTTCTGGTCTGCGTTCTAAGAGCCTGGAACAAGTTGAAGCTGGGCAAACTTTATTAGCTGAAGGCAACTCCGCTTCGAGCCAAACCCTCTCACAGCTGGAAGAACTAAGCAAGAAGGTGAGCAAGAGGACGTACCGTATTcacacgattgtaagacgactcgAATGTAAGACGACCCCCCATAAATcgcatcgcaaaaaaaaaaaagaacgcgcgcATTTTACACAAGGGAAATTTATTCACGTGGTTGCGGAGGATTATTCATCGTCACTGGAGTCATCCTCGCTGGTGCTGCTGCCGTCCCACAGCACGTCGTCGTCAAGTGCGAGTCCACATTTCACGAACGACCGCACCACGGCATCGCGTGGGACGGCCGCCCATGCGGAGAGGACCCACCCGCACACAGTAGCCAGGGAGGCTCTCCTCACACGCCCGCTTGGCGTAAGTTCGCGGCTTCCTGACGAGCGCCGAGTGCCGAGTGTTCGAGCGCCGAGTGTTCTTCGAGCCTACGGCACTCATGTCAGACAGAAGTGACTCGAGAGAGCCGGTCGTGGACACAAGCGACAGGAGCACGCGGCGACGCGCCCGCTtagaaaattgtatcacaaagaggagctcttccgtcaactaccaataccccccctacggcggctcttccatcgattaccggtgctccctcaagagccgtgcgctcgtcataaaggcactcataatgcgcgcagtagatgctaaaaaaaggaaagcttttgtataagcacgcggaaaactatgcgctttgggttgagcgggaagctattcgagatgacaatacatggttcgatttcgattctaaggtacatggtttgatttcgattctaagacgaccccccaacattggattgtcaaatttgaaaaaaagggtcgtcttacaatcgtgtaaatacggtaaatGCTGCAACATGCACATCTTTCTTCTGTAAATAAATGAAAGTTCAAAACTCTCCTTACAGTTCGGTTTCCGGGAATTTTCGTCGTAGCTTTTAGTGTACTTTAATAAACTAATGCTACACCTGCACTACCTTCATTTTCAGTAGTGCATTAAATCTGATGGACTGGTCCATTTCTTGGTGGCTTTTAAAATTGGCATGCACGTGACACTCTAATTAATAATTGAGAATTGAGACAAATACGGTTTTATAGAACTGTGGTTGCTATCACAGCTTTAGTTTCAGCAATAATGAGAGATGTATTTTTGTAAAATAAGTTGCTGCTACAATTGCTGCTCCAAAATCGAGTGCCGATACAAAGGTGTTCCAAAAGAGCATTTtctctgctccaaaaattgctccaaaagtTGAAGTGGCTGGATCACCACTGTGCTTGTAAAATGCATGTCCGCATCAAGTAGAAAGAACAGGCTGATCACCCCACCCAACCATGATCCAGAGTGAAGCTTGTACGAAAAACTAGCGGTTGTATAAAAACTTGCAGTTGTATAAAAACTTGCAGTCAGCTTATGCACAGCCGAGTAAGCAACATGCTGCACCCAACTAGTCGGGGATGATTGGTTTCACGTGCCAGTACGCGCTTCAGTGGAACGACGCGGGTTCATTGCAAACTTAGTTTATTAACTCATGCGCACACAGCGGGCTCAGGAGTGAGGCCGCTGTCTGTGTAGTTAGACTTTTTTGCTTAACACGCAAAAAGGCGtaacttagctgatattttagagTCGTCGCACCCAAGCCATTCCTATGACACGTTGAAGGCAGttatcatttcccgcaagtctgagcCCGAGCACAGCAGACTCTAGCAGCTCATTatggctacagagctcggtgactgttgcccatcacagctcctgcgacgcatgcgtCAGCTCCTTGGCGACCCCTCCGCCCCCCAAGAGGACAAGCTGCTAcatgagttgttcctccagcgccACGGTGTAGGAAAGAGAGGTGACTCAACGCGGCGGGCGAGCGCGGCAAAACTTGGTTCGGCGCGGATGTGTGCGCACGTAGGTGGCGCTGCGCGAACAAGGGCCATGTACTGCGGGTCTTCAGTTGCCACGGGCATGAAACGCGCCTCGCACTGTTCCGTATACAGCGCGTGCTTGGATTTCGGTGGCAT belongs to Rhipicephalus microplus isolate Deutch F79 unplaced genomic scaffold, USDA_Rmic scaffold_13, whole genome shotgun sequence and includes:
- the LOC142784062 gene encoding uncharacterized protein LOC142784062, whose translation is MGASLWKSRAEVGTDTEKSMLEWDSSEKKRFYLGARAFYLACAKDLLQKLPLDNRVLQSASLLNWQSTNVESKVRALKYLVSQLPQVIKHEEVFSAIDEWHMLKCDSNSDLLALGGERIDVRWGKIFELKSPGGQPKYPLLSRLVKCLLCLPHGNADCERGFSENKRFYENRYSLCIASINGLRQTKTYLRRYDGDATKVPLSTELLQSVRRSRARYTERTASAQQSESRKRLGDQDTGADVDEKRLRKNLEEKVTSSRALLKRAEDIISSGLRSKSLEQVEAGQTLLAEGNSASSQTLSQLEELSKKVSKRTYRIHTIVRRLECKTTPHKSHRKKKKERAHFTQGKFIHVVAEDYSSSLESSSLVLLPSHSTSSSSASPHFTNDRTTASRGTAAHAERTHPHTVAREALLTRPLGVSSRLPDERRVPSVRAPSVLRAYGTHVRQK